A DNA window from Mycobacteriales bacterium contains the following coding sequences:
- a CDS encoding isoprenyl transferase produces MSVADIVYSVYERRLMHQLAGAPRPGHVGVILDGNRRWARASGRDDVSQGYRRGAEKIEEVLGWCAESGVGVVTLWLLSTDNLVRSTDELDPLLRIIEDVVDDLAAPGKTWQLSVVGALDLLPAPSATVLKAATERTSGRTGVRVNVAVGYGGRREIADAVRSLLHEHASLGTSIEELAEILDVDHIAEHLYTRGQPDPDLVIRTSGEQRLSGFLLWQSAHSEFYFCDAYWPDFRRVDFLRALRDYAARHRRYGA; encoded by the coding sequence GTGAGCGTCGCGGACATCGTGTATTCGGTCTACGAACGACGTCTCATGCACCAACTGGCGGGCGCGCCCCGCCCCGGGCACGTCGGGGTGATCCTCGACGGCAACCGGCGATGGGCCCGCGCGTCCGGCCGCGACGATGTGAGCCAGGGCTACCGGCGCGGCGCGGAGAAGATCGAGGAAGTGCTCGGCTGGTGCGCCGAGTCCGGCGTCGGAGTCGTGACGCTCTGGCTGCTGTCCACCGACAACCTGGTCCGATCCACCGACGAGCTCGATCCGCTCCTGCGCATCATCGAGGACGTGGTCGACGACCTGGCGGCGCCCGGCAAGACGTGGCAGCTCTCGGTCGTCGGCGCGCTCGACCTGCTCCCTGCCCCCTCCGCCACCGTCCTCAAAGCCGCGACCGAGCGTACGTCGGGCCGGACCGGAGTCCGCGTCAACGTCGCGGTCGGCTACGGCGGGCGGCGGGAGATCGCCGACGCCGTGCGGTCGCTGCTGCACGAGCACGCATCGCTCGGCACGTCCATCGAGGAGCTCGCCGAGATCCTCGACGTCGACCACATCGCCGAGCACCTCTACACCCGCGGGCAGCCCGATCCGGACCTGGTCATCCGCACCAGCGGCGAGCAGCGGCTGTCCGGGTTCCTGCTGTGGCAGAGCGCGCACTCGGAGTTCTACTTCTGCGACGCCTACTGGCCGGACTTCCGCCGGGTCGATTTCCTGCGCGCCCTGCGCGACTACGCCGCCAGGCATCGCCGCTACGGCGCCTGA